agcaataataatattagcgataataataattcaagttttGTATTTGGTGCTAATAATGGAAGTGATAGAGAATCTAGTGGACATGCTGAGGTTGAGAATAGAAATGAGGAGCCTTTGGGCAAGTTTGAGACTGTAGATTTTGTATTTGGAGCAGATTTGCGCGGTGGCATGGAGAAACTGGGTTCTGAAAAGTGTGAGCAGTTTGGTTTTGTTTTTGGTGCTAATGGGAGTGATGGACGGGTGAAGTTGAATCCAGAAAAGGGAGAATCCAGTGATTCTTCCGTGAGTTTGGATGGCTGCGAGGGGAAGATAAAATTAGAGACTGGTTTGCAGGGCAGTAACAATAGTAATTTAGATTTCACTTTTGGTTCGAGCAAGAGTAATTTAGCTTCCAATTTGGATTTGGAGAAGCCAGACTTTGGTGAGTCTCTCAAAGTTCCCGATTTCTGTGCTGCTGGTTTTGTGTTTGGTTCTAGTCAGAGTGATTTAAAGCCGACTTTCAGTTCTCATAAGATTGAACCTACTAATGTTGTGGGGGGGTCGAGTTCTACTTTTGGTGCTAGTAACCTCAATTCATCCTCATTTATTTTGGAAAGGAGATCTGGTGAAAACTTAGGACAACCAATTTGTAGTGATTTCGGGAAGATGAATGTGGAGGGTGAAACAAGGTCACAAAAAATGGAACCCTCTGCAGTTAATTTCAATGCTAATGGAAGTGAAAGCTGGATTGGGAATAGTGCTAATAGTTTCTTTGTGTTTGGTGCTACAAGCTATAAAAGCTCCTCTAATGAATGCAAAGATGGAATCAATTCAAGCAGTGAAAAATTTGGTGTTTCTGCTAGAAATGTTCAGTATAAGGATGCTTTTGAAAGTGGCAATTGTTTTGGTAGTTCTTCTTGGGCAAACTCAGTATTTATACTGGAACATGATCTAGATAAACTAAATATCAGTTCTTCTAAAAATATTGGTGGTACTAATTCAACTAGGGATTCAGATACAGAAGCAAATCCTGAGGCAATATGTCTCTCTGGTAATGTGAATGGTGCTGCttcttgtaataaaaataatgttggaATCTCTGATTCCGAGCCATTTACATTTAAGGCTGGTATTGATAAGACTTCTGACATTGGAAATTCTTTTCAAGGTCATGTTAAAGATGATTTAGAGCTGAACGGGACTGATGCATGGTCATCGCTCAATCTCAACTCACAAGTAAATACTGGTGTAATTAATGCAGCATTGGTCGGTACTGAAAGGAATGATGAAAATTGCTCAATTGGCACTCTAGATCAATCAGAAATTTCATCCAGTGATTTTAGAACACCCAAATGGAACCCTTCTTCCTTTAAAGAGAATTTATTCCCTGAGGTAGATAGGAAATTGGAATTTGGTGTAAAAAGCAGCTTAACCAAGGAGaaaagatcaaagaaaatgagaggAAAGTCAAGGAAATCTTCCCTGCATAAGCATTGGACCCAGCAATATAATGTGCCACAGGAAAGCAGTTCACAAGAAAATCAAGACTCCTCTCAATGTTATTCACCCATGGATTTTTCTCCTTATCAGGAAATTGCAGAAGCTGATCAATTACCAAAGGAAAGTGCTCAAGATGAAGGTGATCAGAAATGCAGTAAGCCAAACAAAGAGAATTTTGGGTATGATCATCAGAGAACTTTTTTTGGTGATGGTCCTTCAAGAGAACCAGTTTGTGAATCTGAAACTGCCCCCAGTGCGTTCAAATCTGACTGTTTCTCTAGTAGCAGTGCTGCTGGCATTGCTGGAGCAGAAGGCCTAAACGGGACCCAAGAAAACAAACAGAGAACAGAGTCTTGTTTTAGTTCAGGCATGGAAGATGAGAGAAAGTTTACTTTTTCTGCAACCTCAACTTCTGGGCAAGGTAGTTTGTCATTAAGAAAGCGCCAGCTTCGAAATAAAAGTAAGGTCAAAATTGGTAATGCTTCATTTACCATAACATCAGTCCTGGATGTTCAAGGAGGGTCTTCCTCTGTCCAATTTTCACCTTGTGATCCTGTAGAATGTGAGCAAAAAGATAAATTTACACATCATAGCAAAGAGGAGAATGATCAGTTCAAACAAAGGTCTAACTCCTTTACTGCTGCAGTCCATGAAGCCTGTGAGATGTGGCGACTCAGGTATCTTGATGACTGATTAGTGTTTGATAATGTCTGAGAAAGGTTCATTGGATTATTTGTTGCTGATGTGGTTTCACGTTAATTAGTATTGCTttgagaatttggtattgatatttATGTGGggaaaatttgaaattgtatcAGGGGAAATCAAGCTTATAGAAATGAGAATTTGTCTAAAGCAGAGGAATTTTACACTCAGGGAATCAACTCTGTCTCCACAAATGAGACTTCAGGGTGCTCTGTCAAGCCTCTTGTTCTTTGCTATAGCAACCGTGCAGCCACTCGTATGTCTCTTGGAAGGATAAGGGAAGCTTTGGCAGACTGTCTGATGGCTGCTGCTCTTGATCCAAATTTTCTGAAAGTTAATGTTAGAGCTGGCAAGTAAGGCCCTAAAATATATGTTTGCTTTGTGATTTATTGAGTTTTGTTCTGCAATTTTTATATTCCTGGAACTGGATTGCCTTACTTAGTAGCTATTTATTTAGGATGCATTTGGTACCTTAGTGGGTTTGTATGGTTCCTTATATGTCCAATTACTGTTTTGAAGTTTGAAAGCATTGAATTGGACTTGGAAATCATAGAAGTCTTGCTGGAGCGATAAGATTTAAATGAGTTTAGGAAAATTTGATTCTGGtaaaataattgtattaattatttatgaACTTGGTATGTTAGCCAAGATGTGTTAATTAGGGAAATCTTGCTTGGAGCTTATGATTAAGATTTTGGGTTATATCATGTTCTAAGCTTTTCCTTTTAAGAACAACAAGATTAGTTCCTTTTAAGACTTAAGTCATGCTGGTCCAACATACAGTGGAATTGACAATTTTTATTGTTCTCTATGCTTAAGTCTTTATATGGAATGCTATGGAAAAAGAAACTATTTATATGAGGGGTTTCACGGTTGTTGTCGCTAAAGCTATTGCAATCTCAAGAATGTGATTTGAAGGAGAAGGGTTGACTGCTCTTTTCATCTAAGAAGTTCTTGTCTATGCATAGAACTGTTACATTTGATGTtaaattataaccaaaatttccttaaggaatatttatattttaaaattcattgtgTGCAATTTGCAGTTGTTACCTTCTGCTGGGGGAAACTGACAATGCCATTCGATATTTCAATAAGTGCTTCAGTTCAGGAGCTGATGTGTGCTTGGATCGCCGAATTAGGGTAGATGCTGCAGATGGCCTCCAAAAAGCTCAGGTAAGCAACATTTTGGATTGATATGTCCTCATCATATGTAAGCAGTGGCTTTGTAGAGGTTGGCAAAAATATCAAGTCTTTGAGATCCCACGAAACAAGTCATGGAGCTCATGAGTTATTATATtgcttatttaataattatattttattaagttgCATACTCTGACTGCATAAAGAGAGGCCCCCCCATCCATATTCCATTGGTTTCTAAGTCGCTGATGGAATCAAAGTCCAACAGACCCCAATCGGATTAGTGAAGCAAACAGTGATCTTAAGGTGCTCTGCCTTAGTGCTAGAAAAAAAAAGCACCTTAGACCCTTTCAAGTTGATCAGGATCATGCTTGGTCTACCTAGGTGCCCTTTTGTGTAAGGCTGTTTGCACTAAAAATAGCTTGCCCAATCGAATTTCTCTTCCATTTCTTGAGTCCAGATAACATAATTTAGTGTTTTCTTTTCTGCCTTTATTGTTAATAATAGGAATAGAGATAATCTCAAACTCTCTACATCTCAATTTCTGAGTGTATTTTGACAACCCCTCCTTCTCCCAATAAAAAAGAGGAAAATTTGTATGTTTTGTTGGATAAAGTGAACTACTTTGTAGTGCTTAATGTTATATGCATGACCATGGACCTTGCCTTTTCCTAAAGCACCTAAGTTGGACTCATTTAATGCTCATAATGGATGTTTCTACCCCCAACCCAATCTGAATAAAAGCtttagaaaagaagaaaatattcCTATTGGACACGTACATATGTCTAAATTTCACACTTAATTCTGAGCAAAATAAATTACGAAGATAAAGTAAACAAAAAATTTCTTGTCTTCATTTGATATGGATGCAAATATAATAGTGGTTAAATCATAACATTTAAGTAATAGATTACTAACATTGACTTGATTTTTGATATACTATATGTACGAATTATCTGGAATCCAGTGGCTATTTTCACACTGGCTGGTCAGAAAATATATTTTAGACTTGGCAATAAAATATAAACTGATTGTACAGTTTGAGTAATAGAATTTAGGTGGCGCAAGCTTAGAGTTGAGCACTTAAGCTTTACAAGGCTTAGATTACTGGAAGACATCTTTGTCTATGCATATGTGGGTTGGGAAGGTGGGGTGATGACTGATTCTGTGCTTTTTTGATATGCAGAGAGTGGATGAACTTACAAAACATTCTGCAATACTTTTGGAAGAAAAGTCATCCAATGCAGCATCTAGTGCATTAGATGCAATTTCTGAGGCCTTGTCTATTAGTTCACGTTCTGAAAAATTGCTTGAAATGAAGGCAGAGGCTCTTTATATGGTCTGTGCTCTTTTGACTTATGATTCCACTtggtttctcttttctttttcccctaGGTTTTCACTTTTCGTTTAATTATTCTTTTCATTTGAGCATTTTATTTATATGCCATAAGAAACAATGTAAGTTTGGATTGCACATCTTTTGGTCTGTTGCAGCTTAAGAAATATGAAGAAGCAATTCAGTTGTGTGAACAACCTCTTTATGTTGCTCAAAATAGTTCTTCTGAAGCAGAGATAGACAAACAAATAACAAGCACAGATGGTTGTGGGTGTTATTCTATTGCAATGCTGTGGAGGGGGCACTTGATGTCCAAGTCATACTTCTATATGGGCAAGCTTGAAAAGGCACTTGAATTACTTCAGAAGCTTGAGCACGTGGGATCTTGGAAGGACGAGTAATGCATTATCTTTTTGATGCACGACTAATTCCAATTTACTGTAGCTTTATCCCGTGTTGTCCATCCATTTTCTACAATGCTAAAAGGGTCCTGATTCTGATTGTAATTTTGTAGGCATGGGAGCAAAATTTTAGAAATGTCAGTTTCATTGGCTGTTACCATTCGAGAACTTTTGCGCCTTAAGGTATGTGCTATAGCCCTTCGATGGTTGTTATTCATTGTGTATTCATTCTCTTGAATACTGGGATGGTTCAAGTTCTTAGGTAGTTTTTGACATGAAGATGCTaataatccatggaaatttcTCACCCTAGTGCTTGACCTTAATGCCATGGTACCCATATCTTTTAGCATGCAGGGAAGAATTCCTTGTTGTCCTTGCCAGGGGTAAGTCCCTTGAAACAGTTGCCTGGAAGGGACAGGAAAAACCGTAACATATTTTCTCTATTGGTGTCATTTTTGTGCATAAGTTTTTGGGGATTGATAAGATTAAAGGAAATAGGGTGGGAGAACTATTATGCTTGTGGATGATGAAACAAAAGATTATGGGGCCATATCATCTATCAAAATTATTGTGGTCATTTCGATAGTGGCATCTGAATGTTAAATGTTATTGATGCTGATAGCAGTACAGTATCAATTGTGTTCCGAAGAAGTTTTAGGAGAATTCGATGTTGGTGGAAAGCATATGtcgtaaaaaaaatttaccttttttttcatGGAACAAATCTAGTGCTCTTATCCTTTCTTTAATCCACCCTCATTTTACTTTGACCTTCCCCCCTTTTTCTGTTGATACCTTTGTGTGTTTCGAATTTTGCCTCCTGAGGTTCTCATatccttcatttcttttaaattttatcccatTTGCCTTTTTTGTTATTTCAGACTGCCGGGAATGAAGCAGTTTGTTCTGGTAGGTATACAGAAGCTCTAGAACACTACACACTTGCTTTGTCAAGCAATGTTGAATCACGGCCTTTTGCAGCAATATGCTTTTGTAATCGTGCTGCTGCACACCAAGCTTTGGGTCAAATTGCTGATGCAATTGCAGATTGCAGTCTAGCAATGGCCCTTAATGAAAATTATACCAAGGTATGTGTTTCTCCTATCTTTTTTCTTCTTGTCTTTTTGACCAAGGAAAGCTTTAAAAGTGTAGTAGCTATATGGATTTTATTACAAAGATGATTTGATTAGGCTTATGAGATTTGGCTCTTCTTTCTATTAATAACCAAAGATTGGTTCATTAGGGGCGATGGTATAAAGACTAATGAATCTTCTTAACAAGACTTTCTTTATACTGTTGATATTTAAATCTTGAGTATGTGCTTGATGGGTTGCTTTCTCATTACTTAATCAGGCTTATTTCTTTGATCTAGTATATGCAATcaaaatattgatataaataaACTTGTTGGACTTGGATTTTAATGTTTCCAACTATGCTTACTTTATAGGTACTTACGAAATTAGTATAGTTGATTACCCTTAATTCATCATGATTCAAAAAATTCCTTGCTCACTCGGATATTCCAATTTTAAGTTTGAGCTTTTACTGATTTTAATTGCAAAGATGCGAGTGGTAGGTAATATGTGATCCATGATAATTACCATTTGAAGATAGATAGAAATTACATATGGGAAGCAAGGTGAACAGGATCATTCTAACATATCAGTGATAAAACCTTTAAACCTTTTAGATTGCTAGAGAGGTGAAGTATATATCCAAATGTAATAAAACCTGTTAAGCATCAAACCTAAATCCACCTGGTAAGACGTGGGGAACTACGACCTAAATATAAAGTAACAAGTACAACATTCTCTAAACTTATGACATATGGGTAGCACCAT
This window of the Gossypium hirsutum isolate 1008001.06 chromosome A09, Gossypium_hirsutum_v2.1, whole genome shotgun sequence genome carries:
- the LOC107889420 gene encoding dentin sialophosphoprotein isoform X6, which gives rise to MSPPAVEFRSQDAFSTNAKPSSAPQNPEPTPHNFTKFPHSNHSQKNLGNAGEFDCGFGFDSRSGFHSKSAARIRPRLVKVRKQFNGKVRTGECEVDSGFNPFKHSGQGSRPVGTSGNPSSSESMNRVNSDNSNNNISDNNNSSFVFGANNGSDRESSGHAEVENRNEEPLGKFETVDFVFGADLRGGMEKLGSEKCEQFGFVFGANGSDGRVKLNPEKGESSDSSVSLDGCEGKIKLETGLQGSNNSNLDFTFGSSKSNLASNLDLEKPDFGESLKVPDFCAAGFVFGSSQSDLKPTFSSHKIEPTNVVGGSSSTFGASNLNSSSFILERRSGENLGQPICSDFGKMNVEGETRSQKMEPSAVNFNANGSESWIGNSANSFFVFGATSYKSSSNECKDGINSSSEKFGVSARNVQYKDAFESGNCFGSSSWANSVFILEHDLDKLNISSSKNIGGTNSTRDSDTEANPEAICLSGNVNGAASCNKNNVGISDSEPFTFKAGIDKTSDIGNSFQGHVKDDLELNGTDAWSSLNLNSQVNTGVINAALVGTERNDENCSIGTLDQSEISSSDFRTPKWNPSSFKENLFPEVDRKLEFGVKSSLTKEKRSKKMRGKSRKSSLHKHWTQQYNVPQESSSQENQDSSQCYSPMDFSPYQEIAEADQLPKESAQDEGDQKCSKPNKENFGYDHQRTFFGDGPSREPVCESETAPSAFKSDCFSSSSAAGIAGAEGLNGTQENKQRTESCFSSGMEDERKFTFSATSTSGQGSLSLRKRQLRNKSKVKIGNASFTITSVLDVQGGSSSVQFSPCDPVECEQKDKFTHHSKEENDQFKQRSNSFTAAVHEACEMWRLRGNQAYRNENLSKAEEFYTQGINSVSTNETSGCSVKPLVLCYSNRAATRMSLGRIREALADCLMAAALDPNFLKVNVRAGNCYLLLGETDNAIRYFNKCFSSGADVCLDRRIRVDAADGLQKAQRVDELTKHSAILLEEKSSNAASSALDAISEALSISSRSEKLLEMKAEALYMLKKYEEAIQLCEQPLYVAQNSSSEAEIDKQITSTDGCGCYSIAMLWRGHLMSKSYFYMGKLEKALELLQKLEHVGSWKDEHGSKILEMSVSLAVTIRELLRLKTAGNEAVCSAICFCNRAAAHQALGQIADAIADCSLAMALNENYTKVRETGWKHVFLIAPLKVEVFLATH
- the LOC107889420 gene encoding uncharacterized protein isoform X2; protein product: MSPPAVEFRSQDAFSTNAKPSSAPQNPEPTPHNFTKFPHSNHSQKNLGNAGEFDCGFGFDSRSGFHSKSAARIRPRLVKVRKQFNGKVRTGECEVDSGFNPFKHSGQGSRPVGTSGNPSSSESMNRVNSDNSNNNISDNNNSSFVFGANNGSDRESSGHAEVENRNEEPLGKFETVDFVFGADLRGGMEKLGSEKCEQFGFVFGANGSDGRVKLNPEKGESSDSSVSLDGCEGKIKLETGLQGSNNSNLDFTFGSSKSNLASNLDLEKPDFGESLKVPDFCAAGFVFGSSQSDLKPTFSSHKIEPTNVVGGSSSTFGASNLNSSSFILERRSGENLGQPICSDFGKMNVEGETRSQKMEPSAVNFNANGSESWIGNSANSFFVFGATSYKSSSNECKDGINSSSEKFGVSARNVQYKDAFESGNCFGSSSWANSVFILEHDLDKLNISSSKNIGGTNSTRDSDTEANPEAICLSGNVNGAASCNKNNVGISDSEPFTFKAGIDKTSDIGNSFQGHVKDDLELNGTDAWSSLNLNSQVNTGVINAALVGTERNDENCSIGTLDQSEISSSDFRTPKWNPSSFKENLFPEVDRKLEFGVKSSLTKEKRSKKMRGKSRKSSLHKHWTQQYNVPQESSSQENQDSSQCYSPMDFSPYQEIAEADQLPKESAQDEGDQKCSKPNKENFGYDHQRTFFGDGPSREPVCESETAPSAFKSDCFSSSSAAGIAGAEGLNGTQENKQRTESCFSSGMEDERKFTFSATSTSGQGSLSLRKRQLRNKSKVKIGNASFTITSVLDVQGGSSSVQFSPCDPVECEQKDKFTHHSKEENDQFKQRSNSFTAAVHEACEMWRLRGNQAYRNENLSKAEEFYTQGINSVSTNETSGCSVKPLVLCYSNRAATRMSLGRIREALADCLMAAALDPNFLKVNVRAGNCYLLLGETDNAIRYFNKCFSSGADVCLDRRIRVDAADGLQKAQRVDELTKHSAILLEEKSSNAASSALDAISEALSISSRSEKLLEMKAEALYMLKKYEEAIQLCEQPLYVAQNSSSEAEIDKQITSTDGCGCYSIAMLWRGHLMSKSYFYMGKLEKALELLQKLEHVGSWKDEHGSKILEMSVSLAVTIRELLRLKTAGNEAVCSAICFCNRAAAHQALGQIADAIADCSLAMALNENYTKGNWLEACFSHCSPEGRSISGNSLGAGSLRRLSWPNEAFSRRASLHEMIRDYGQASSDLQRLISILEKQCDKTSHQSGTKDKSTGNLKELRQAQRRLSSVQEEAKREIPLNLYLILGVKPSDSTSDVKKAYRKAALRHHPDKAGQFLARSETGDEGQLWKEIAEEIHKDADRLFKMIGEAYAVLSDTEKRSEYDLEEEIRKTPIKSKSNAYERARDDYGYHYERSSSRRYWRGNWNDYKNSHSRW
- the LOC107889420 gene encoding uncharacterized protein isoform X4, producing the protein MSPPAVEFRSQDAFSTNAKPSSAPQNPEPTPHNFTKFPHSNHSQKNLGNAGEFDCGFGFDSRSGFHSKSAARIRPRLVKVRKQFNGKVRTGECEVDSGFNPFKHSGQGSRPVGTSGNPSSSESMNRVNSDNSNNNISDNNNSSFVFGANNGSDRESSGHAEVENRNEEPLGKFETVDFVFGADLRGGMEKLGSEKCEQFGFVFGANGSDGRVKLNPEKGESSDSSVSLDGCEGKIKLETGLQGSNNSNLDFTFGSSKSNLASNLDLEKPDFGESLKVPDFCAAGFVFGSSQSDLKPTFSSHKIEPTNVVGGSSSTFGASNLNSSSFILERRSGENLGQPICSDFGKMNVEGETRSQKMEPSAVNFNANGSESWIGNSANSFFVFGATSYKSSSNECKDGINSSSEKFGVSARNVQYKDAFESGNCFGSSSWANSVFILEHDLDKLNISSSKNIGGTNSTRDSDTEANPEAICLSGNVNGAASCNKNNVGISDSEPFTFKAGIDKTSDIGNSFQGHVKDDLELNGTDAWSSLNLNSQVNTGVINAALVGTERNDENCSIGTLDQSEISSSDFRTPKWNPSSFKENLFPEVDRKLEFGVKSSLTKEKRSKKMRGKSRKSSLHKHWTQQYNVPQESSSQENQDSSQCYSPMDFSPYQEIAEADQLPKESAQDEGDQKCSKPNKENFGYDHQRTFFGDGPSREPVCESETAPSAFKSDCFSSSSAAGIAGAEGLNGTQENKQRTESCFSSGMEDERKFTFSATSTSGQGSLSLRKRQLRNKSKVKIGNASFTITSVLDVQGGSSSVQFSPCDPVECEQKDKFTHHSKEENDQFKQRSNSFTAAVHEACEMWRLRGNQAYRNENLSKAEEFYTQGINSVSTNETSGCSVKPLVLCYSNRAATRMSLGRIREALADCLMAAALDPNFLKVNVRAGNCYLLLGETDNAIRYFNKCFSSGADVCLDRRIRVDAADGLQKAQRVDELTKHSAILLEEKSSNAASSALDAISEALSISSRSEKLLEMKAEALYMLKKYEEAIQLCEQPLYVAQNSSSEAEIDKQITSTDGCGCYSIAMLWRGHLMSKSYFYMGKLEKALELLQKLEHVGSWKDEHGSKILEMSVSLAVTIRELLRLKTAGNEAVCSAICFCNRAAAHQALGQIADAIADCSLAMALNENYTKAFSRRASLHEMIRDYGQASSDLQRLISILEKQCDKTSHQSGTKDKSTGNLKELRQAQRRLSSVQEEAKREIPLNLYLILGVKPSDSTSDVKKAYRKAALRHHPDKAGQFLARSETGDEGQLWKEIAEEIHKDADRLFKMIGEAYAVLSDTEKRSEYDLEEEIRKTPIKSKSNAYERARDDYGYHYERSSSRRYWRGNWNDYKNSHSRW
- the LOC107889420 gene encoding uncharacterized protein isoform X3; translation: MSPPAVEFRSQDAFSTNAKPSSAPQNPEPTPHNFTKFPHSNHSQKNLGNAGEFDCGFGFDSRSGFHSKSAARIRPRLVKVRKQFNGKVRTGECEVDSGFNPFKHSGQGSRPVGTSGNPSSSESMNRVNSDNSNNNISDNNNSSFVFGANNGSDRESSGHAEVENRNEEPLGKFETVDFVFGADLRGGMEKLGSEKCEQFGFVFGANGSDGRVKLNPEKGESSDSSVSLDGCEGKIKLETGLQGSNNSNLDFTFGSSKSNLASNLDLEKPDFGESLKVPDFCAAGFVFGSSQSDLKPTFSSHKIEPTNVVGGSSSTFGASNLNSSSFILERRSGENLGQPICSDFGKMNVEGETRSQKMEPSAVNFNANGSESWIGNSANSFFVFGATSYKSSSNECKDGINSSSEKFGVSARNVQYKDAFESGNCFGSSSWANSVFILEHDLDKLNISSSKNIGGTNSTRDSDTEANPEAICLSGNVNGAASCNKNNVGISDSEPFTFKAGIDKTSDIGNSFQGHVKDDLELNGTDAWSSLNLNSQVNTGVINAALVGTERNDENCSIGTLDQSEISSSDFRTPKWNPSSFKENLFPEVDRKLEFGVKSSLTKEKRSKKMRGKSRKSSLHKHWTQQYNVPQESSSQENQDSSQCYSPMDFSPYQEIAEADQLPKESAQDEGDQKCSKPNKENFGYDHQRTFFGDGPSREPVCESETAPSAFKSDCFSSSSAAGIAGAEGLNGTQENKQRTESCFSSGMEDERKFTFSATSTSGQGSLSLRKRQLRNKSKVKIGNASFTITSVLDVQGGSSSVQFSPCDPVECEQKDKFTHHSKEENDQFKQRSNSFTAAVHEACEMWRLRGNQAYRNENLSKAEEFYTQGINSVSTNETSGCSVKPLVLCYSNRAATRMSLGRIREALADCLMAAALDPNFLKVNVRAGNCYLLLGETDNAIRYFNKCFSSGADVCLDRRIRVDAADGLQKAQRVDELTKHSAILLEEKSSNAASSALDAISEALSISSRSEKLLEMKAEALYMLKKYEEAIQLCEQPLYVAQNSSSEAEIDKQITSTDGCGCYSIAMLWRGHLMSKSYFYMGKLEKALELLQKLEHVGSWKDEHGSKILEMSVSLAVTIRELLRLKTAGNEAVCSGRYTEALEHYTLALSSNVESRPFAAICFCNRAAAHQALGQIADAIADCSLAMALNENYTKAFSRRASLHEMIRDYGQASSDLQRLISILEKQCDKTSHQSGTKDKSTGNLKELRQAQRRLSSVQEEAKREIPLNLYLILGVKPSDSTSDVKKAYRKAALRHHPDKAGQFLARSETGDEGQLWKEIAEEIHKDADRLFKMIGEAYAVLSDTEKRSEYDLEEEIRKTPIKSKSNAYERARDDYGYHYERSSSRRYWRGNWNDYKNSHSRW
- the LOC107889420 gene encoding dentin sialophosphoprotein isoform X5 yields the protein MSPPAVEFRSQDAFSTNAKPSSAPQNPEPTPHNFTKFPHSNHSQKNLGNAGEFDCGFGFDSRSGFHSKSAARIRPRLVKVRKQFNGKVRTGECEVDSGFNPFKHSGQGSRPVGTSGNPSSSESMNRVNSDNSNNNISDNNNSSFVFGANNGSDRESSGHAEVENRNEEPLGKFETVDFVFGADLRGGMEKLGSEKCEQFGFVFGANGSDGRVKLNPEKGESSDSSVSLDGCEGKIKLETGLQGSNNSNLDFTFGSSKSNLASNLDLEKPDFGESLKVPDFCAAGFVFGSSQSDLKPTFSSHKIEPTNVVGGSSSTFGASNLNSSSFILERRSGENLGQPICSDFGKMNVEGETRSQKMEPSAVNFNANGSESWIGNSANSFFVFGATSYKSSSNECKDGINSSSEKFGVSARNVQYKDAFESGNCFGSSSWANSVFILEHDLDKLNISSSKNIGGTNSTRDSDTEANPEAICLSGNVNGAASCNKNNVGISDSEPFTFKAGIDKTSDIGNSFQGHVKDDLELNGTDAWSSLNLNSQVNTGVINAALVGTERNDENCSIGTLDQSEISSSDFRTPKWNPSSFKENLFPEVDRKLEFGVKSSLTKEKRSKKMRGKSRKSSLHKHWTQQYNVPQESSSQENQDSSQCYSPMDFSPYQEIAEADQLPKESAQDEGDQKCSKPNKENFGYDHQRTFFGDGPSREPVCESETAPSAFKSDCFSSSSAAGIAGAEGLNGTQENKQRTESCFSSGMEDERKFTFSATSTSGQGSLSLRKRQLRNKSKVKIGNASFTITSVLDVQGGSSSVQFSPCDPVECEQKDKFTHHSKEENDQFKQRSNSFTAAVHEACEMWRLRGNQAYRNENLSKAEEFYTQGINSVSTNETSGCSVKPLVLCYSNRAATRMSLGRIREALADCLMAAALDPNFLKVNVRAGNCYLLLGETDNAIRYFNKCFSSGADVCLDRRIRVDAADGLQKAQRVDELTKHSAILLEEKSSNAASSALDAISEALSISSRSEKLLEMKAEALYMLKKYEEAIQLCEQPLYVAQNSSSEAEIDKQITSTDGCGCYSIAMLWRGHLMSKSYFYMGKLEKALELLQKLEHVGSWKDEHGSKILEMSVSLAVTIRELLRLKTAGNEAVCSGRYTEALEHYTLALSSNVESRPFAAICFCNRAAAHQALGQIADAIADCSLAMALNENYTKVRETGWKHVFLIAPLKVEVFLATH
- the LOC107889420 gene encoding uncharacterized protein isoform X1, translated to MSPPAVEFRSQDAFSTNAKPSSAPQNPEPTPHNFTKFPHSNHSQKNLGNAGEFDCGFGFDSRSGFHSKSAARIRPRLVKVRKQFNGKVRTGECEVDSGFNPFKHSGQGSRPVGTSGNPSSSESMNRVNSDNSNNNISDNNNSSFVFGANNGSDRESSGHAEVENRNEEPLGKFETVDFVFGADLRGGMEKLGSEKCEQFGFVFGANGSDGRVKLNPEKGESSDSSVSLDGCEGKIKLETGLQGSNNSNLDFTFGSSKSNLASNLDLEKPDFGESLKVPDFCAAGFVFGSSQSDLKPTFSSHKIEPTNVVGGSSSTFGASNLNSSSFILERRSGENLGQPICSDFGKMNVEGETRSQKMEPSAVNFNANGSESWIGNSANSFFVFGATSYKSSSNECKDGINSSSEKFGVSARNVQYKDAFESGNCFGSSSWANSVFILEHDLDKLNISSSKNIGGTNSTRDSDTEANPEAICLSGNVNGAASCNKNNVGISDSEPFTFKAGIDKTSDIGNSFQGHVKDDLELNGTDAWSSLNLNSQVNTGVINAALVGTERNDENCSIGTLDQSEISSSDFRTPKWNPSSFKENLFPEVDRKLEFGVKSSLTKEKRSKKMRGKSRKSSLHKHWTQQYNVPQESSSQENQDSSQCYSPMDFSPYQEIAEADQLPKESAQDEGDQKCSKPNKENFGYDHQRTFFGDGPSREPVCESETAPSAFKSDCFSSSSAAGIAGAEGLNGTQENKQRTESCFSSGMEDERKFTFSATSTSGQGSLSLRKRQLRNKSKVKIGNASFTITSVLDVQGGSSSVQFSPCDPVECEQKDKFTHHSKEENDQFKQRSNSFTAAVHEACEMWRLRGNQAYRNENLSKAEEFYTQGINSVSTNETSGCSVKPLVLCYSNRAATRMSLGRIREALADCLMAAALDPNFLKVNVRAGNCYLLLGETDNAIRYFNKCFSSGADVCLDRRIRVDAADGLQKAQRVDELTKHSAILLEEKSSNAASSALDAISEALSISSRSEKLLEMKAEALYMLKKYEEAIQLCEQPLYVAQNSSSEAEIDKQITSTDGCGCYSIAMLWRGHLMSKSYFYMGKLEKALELLQKLEHVGSWKDEHGSKILEMSVSLAVTIRELLRLKTAGNEAVCSGRYTEALEHYTLALSSNVESRPFAAICFCNRAAAHQALGQIADAIADCSLAMALNENYTKGNWLEACFSHCSPEGRSISGNSLGAGSLRRLSWPNEAFSRRASLHEMIRDYGQASSDLQRLISILEKQCDKTSHQSGTKDKSTGNLKELRQAQRRLSSVQEEAKREIPLNLYLILGVKPSDSTSDVKKAYRKAALRHHPDKAGQFLARSETGDEGQLWKEIAEEIHKDADRLFKMIGEAYAVLSDTEKRSEYDLEEEIRKTPIKSKSNAYERARDDYGYHYERSSSRRYWRGNWNDYKNSHSRW